In Rhodopirellula sp. P2, the DNA window GGGCGTTGAATCAGAATCCAAAGATGGGTTCTTTGGGTTGCTCTTTCAACGGCATGCCGCAATCAGGAGTGGGGCACAACGCGTTGGAGGTTGTGACGCCGCAGTCGATCAGGCCTCCTTCGGACGTGCCCACCAGACCCAGCAGGAATTCCGGCTCGATTGGGCCTGGATCAATCCAGAGTCCGTCGGACGTCAGTTCCATGGTTCCGAGATCCAAGTCGAGACCACGGCGAACGACTTCGAAGTTCACAAAGATGTTCAGCAACGAGTTTTGTGAATCCAGCAAGTCACCCAGTGCCGAGATCGTATCGCGAGCGGCGGTCGGGCCGCTGTTCAAGCCGCGGGCATCTCGGAAGGATCGAATGTCTTCGTTGAGTTCCAATTGGTTGGCTGCGATCCGGACGGATTGGCGTCCCAGTTCAAAGTTGATCCGGTTGGCTTGCAGTTGGCGAATGCTGGAACGCAGACCTTGCCACACGCTGTCTTCGAAGTTGTAGTACGACCGTTTGGCTTGCTCGTATTCAATCAAGGCTTGCCGGTAGGTGTTGCGTTCTTGCAAGCGAGTGATTGGGGCGTCCCAACGAAGCCCAAGCCGGAGGCTGGTGTTGTCATTGTTGGGAAGATCGGTCACCGCGGATTGACTGACACCGCCGGAGACGACCAGGTCCAAGTCGCTTTCAAGATCGTCGGCAAAGAATTCAATTCGGCGGAACGTGTCCACCAGGGCTGCCCGAGCATTGGCCCAGTCACGACGGTTCACGCGAGCGATCTGGAGTGCTTCGGCAGGGTTGATTTCGACTTCGGGAAGCAGCAGCGATTCCACTCGCGAGCGGGCTTGAATCAACTGCAACGCCAGGACGTCTTCGCCCAGGTTCGCCAGCAAGTCTTGGCTGGCCAGAATCACTTCATTGCGAACTTGAACAGCGATTTCAACGCTGTTCTCGGATCGTGGTCCGGTTTGCAGGAACACATCGATTTGGTCATTGAGTTGATCCACCGCCGCCTTGTAGGCATCCAGACGACTGGCGATTTCATTGAACTGCGATTCCAGTTCTTCGCCGAGTTCGAGCACGGGTTCGAGGTCGAAGATGGATTCGTCAACGGTTTCGATTCCCAGCAACGAACACACGGTGGCTTGTTCTTCGCGGTACAGTTCCAGCAATGAATCGGTTTGGCTGCGACGTTCCGGAATGAGCTCCGCCAACTGCTTGAGATCGGCTTCCACGCGGGGCAAGTCTTCGGCGATCAAATCACCCGTGAATTTCGACAACGGTTCGACCGAGGATCGAAGTTGTTCGATCAAGCGAATCGTGGTTTCGTCCCACTGGAGTTTGGTTTCCGGCAGTCCGGTCTCTTCGTTGATCGTCGTTTCGCTGGATTCCAACAATCCGATGTTGATCTCGCCCACTGCCAAGCGGACATCAATCAGTTCTTCACGGCGACTTCGCAGGGTTCGGTCGATCAGTTCGAAACGTTCCAGCATCGGGTCGTTGATTTCGACACAGATGTAAGGTGGCAATCCAAGGTCACGCAGGAAGGAGTCGACCGAGTTTTGGTAGCCAACGCGACGCGAAACCAAGGAGCTTTGCGAGCTCAGCAGAGCGGATCGTGCTTGCGCGATTTGCAGTCGCTGGCGAATGATGGCTTCAGGGTCATCGGGAATGGTGGTCAGCAATTCGATCAGCGTGTTGTCGAGAATGACCAGGTTCTCGCCGAGGCGAGCGATGTTCTCTTCCAGGTTGCGGATTTGCAGTTGGTCTTGAAGCAGACCGATGAACCCACCGGCCTGTGGCACGCCGGTCCCTCCACCGCCGCCCAGATTGGCGAAGCCAGAATCAAACCCGGTGAAGGCACCCGTGTTGGCGGAGAACGTACCGCCGGAGCGACTGACGCTGCTGTCGTTGTTGCGTCCCGTGACGATTTCCAAGTAGAAACCGCGACGGAATCGTTCGAAGTTGCGAACGTTGGCAAGCAGCCGACGTTCCGACAACGTCAACAGTTCCATGATGCGATCGCGACCCGCACCTCGTAGCAAGGGTTGCAACAAGGTGAAGTCGAGTACCGTGGACGTCGTCGCCGTGTCGGGACCATTCAGGTTCCAGACAATCTCGTTGGCAAAGTTCACCAGCAGGTTGGCACCCGTCGCGAATTGCCGACGCAGGGCCGCGTCCCCGCCAACGCTGGTGACGGAATCGGAATCACGGAAGGCTCCGAAGCGTCGATCATTCTGGCTGAACGAAGCCCCGGCACCGGCGAAGTATTGGGTGTCGAACTGAAACCGCTGGCTCGAGACATCCAGTGCGGACAGATACAGCTGTTCCATCTGACGTTGGTAATCAGGGGAGTGCAGCAGGGCGATTTTGACCGCGTTCTCTGAGTTGAGTTCGAGGATCCCGTCGTCATTGAGCGGAAGGAACTGCCACCAGTCTGGACTTTCGGCGGCGTTGGTCAGTCCATTGGCTTCCCACATCGGGTAGCCGCGTCGGCCATCCACGCACTGCATGTACCGATTCGAGGCCGGGTCATCCAGCGGCATCGGTTGGAAGTCGAGGTCAAATGGGTTGTACATCCGGCTGCGTCGGTCCAGTTCGATCCGCAAGGGCGCGTTGACCGGGCGTGACACGTGGGAGGCTTTCTCGTCCATCAACGCGTAGGCTTCGTTGTCTGCCTGTTTGCGATAGTGAGGGCGGTTGCACCCCATCGCCGCTGGCAAGAGAACGGATCCGGTTAGTAGCCAAATGGACAGTGTTTTTCGCATCGTCACGATCGATCGCCTTCCGAGACCTGGATGTTCGACACACGTCTCGCGTTCGATACGGACGTGTTCACAGGATCATTTCGGACGATCTGGCCGATCGGCTTGACCGGCAAGTCGGTGCAAACCGCTCGAACCGCTTCAATCCGCGCCCCGTCGTGAGGGATGTTCCGGTTGTACCGATCGGATGGTCACGGGAATCGACACGGACGACCGGAACGGAAAAGTTGATGAAAATTCTCCAAGCTGGCGTTGGACTGGATTAAGCTAGCCCGTCAAGGATCCCTCTTTGGTAGTTCTGCCGCTTCTCAATCAATTGCTCTGATGCAGTACGTACTTCTTCTCGTTCTGATAGTTGTCGTCATCGCCCAGGCCATTTTGGTCTGGAAAGCGGCGCCTCATTGGCGGTGGTACCAGATCACTCCCGTCGTCATCACGACGATTTTGGCTGTGATTTTCGTCTTCCCCGTGGCTGGAGCGCTGAAAAGTCGTTCTGAATGGCACAAAGTCAAAGAGGAGCTCGAGTCCAGGCTGGCCTCGGTCGAGGCGGAGCAATTGGAATTGCGGTATGGCAATCCCAATGACCCGTTGTCGGGCGAAGGTGTCCTGCCAATGGCCCAGAAATTGGCCAAGTTGGGCACCGAAGCTGGTCGGCGGTGGCGTGGACTGCGTCTCGCCAATGCCGATTTCAACAATGGTGGCCAAATTGTCTTGTCTGCCCCCCAACAGGAAGTTCCCGTTGATGGGCTGCCACCCGAGGAAGCGGACGAAGGCGAAGCCGCACTGGCTCCTTTGCCACTGATTCCAGATGGCTTGGTCGTCTACGGGTTCGCCGAAGGCCCACAACCCAATTTGAATGTTCCCGTTCCGATTTTCTATCTGGGCGAATACCGAGTGACGGCGACCTCACCGACTCAGGTGACGTTGCAGCCGACCGCTCCCCTGTTGCCGCAGCAGCGTCAGGCCATCGAAAGCCGCCAAGCGGTCAGTTGGTCCGTTTACGAATTGCTGCCGCTTGATGGGCACGAGCCCTTTGTGGCGGAGGGCAGTGTCGAAGACGACAACAATGTGTTTGGCCGAATCGACGACGAATTGGTCAGCCGTTTGCTCAGCAACCAGATTTCAGAGCAGTCGCGAGCCGAGTACCTCCGCGACGGAACACGGTCTTTGCCCGATGACGAACCATTGAGCAAATGGGTCAAAATCGAGTTCATCAAGAATCATGAGATCGTCGTCGACAGCCCCGACCAACGCGGTGCTTTGGATGGTGGATTCTTTGACGGCAGCGGACGTGCGGTCGACAGTCGGCTGCAGCAGGGTGATTCTGGCAAGGTCAAATTCTCCAAAGACGATCTGTTGGTCGTCAAAGAGGAAGCTGCGGATGCGTTGATCGATGAAGGTGTCGCTCGCCTGATCGACACCTATTACATTCGGCCTTTGAACGATTATCGCTTTGTTTTGCGACGAATTCGGCTGCGTTTGGCGGAATTGAGCACGCGAACTCAAGAGCTGACTTACGAGAACGAAGTGCTTCAACGGGCAATCGATGCGACCGTGACGATGACCGCGGCAGCTCAAGGTGAGAAGCTGAAGTTGGAGCAAGATTTCGAGCAAACCGAAGTCGAACGCAAGTCCTTGGAAGCCTACAACGCCAACTTGGCCAGCCAGCTCAAGGAAACCCGTCAGCGATTGGTCAAGCTTTATCGCAGCAACCAGCAACTCGAGAAAGAGTTGCGGATGTTCCACGAATCAATCGTCAGCTCTGGCGAATCACTCACCTCCGCTCGCTAGAGTTTGTGAGTCGATCGATCCCGCTTTTCAGTGGGTTTCTGCCTACTGAACCTCTCCCAAATCGAAGTTGGGGGGCGAGTGACGCCGTTCAGGCGTACGCGAGGGTGAGGGCCTAGCATGGGAAGTGGCTCGCACTGCCCTGGGCTGCGAAATGTTTGCCCTTGGCGTTCCGATAGCGAATGCAATTTTTCTTCCGGCTTCTGTCTTTCTTCATCCCGGTAGGGATTTCAGATGGTAGCCGGGGGTCGCTGCGTCGCAGCGTACCCCCGGAAAACGAGCTTCCATAAAACTCTCCATCCCGCCGTGGCCAATGGCCACGGCGGGATGGAGAGTGGTGGCGTGGGGGGCGTGTCCATCGGTGGCGCTATCGCTTACCGACGGCTACCATCTGACATCCCTACCGGGATGAAAACTTGCGCAAACGAATACGCTCCACAACACCAAGCCTTTCGCGGTCCAGCACCGCCCTCCCCCGGAAATCTCGCTGAACGCTCGCTTTCCGACCCCTCCCGCTGCAGAGGTCGTGCAGTTTTTAAGTAACGTGTTGCCAAGCGTTTATGATCACCCTCCCTTGGGACGTTCGAAAAATAAATGGTGGCGGGCGTCTGGGTATCGCCCCGGATGGGGCCGTCATGCTTAGCCCGGGGCGGAAGCCCCGAGAGACCGATGCCGGAAAACAAACGGTCGCCCCGGATGGAGCCGTCGTGGGAGTTGGGGGCGTCCCTCGCTCACGCTTCGGGTTGTGATTGGTGGTTGCTGCAGAAACCCGCCAAAACCCAGCGCCAGAAAACTGCACGAGCTCCTTCGTCGGGCGGGGGTCTCACGACGTTACGAGCACGGCGATTGGAAACGGCACGAGCTCGTCACGGGGCAGGTTCGCTACTTGGCCGCTTGCAGTTTTGCGGCCATCAACGTGTTGTGCAGCAGCATCGCGATCGTGAGCGGTCCCACCCCGCCCGGGACCGGCGTGATCGCGGAGGCCACGGATTCTGCTTCTGCAAAGGCGACGTCGCCGACCAATTTGTCGCCCACACGATTGATCCCGACATCGATCACAACGGCGCCCGGTTGGATCATGTCGCCCCGGATCATTTCTGGGCGCCCGACCGCGGCGATCAAAATGTCCGCTTGGCGGCAGATTTCGGTGAGGTTTTTGGTGCGGCTGTGAGCAAGGGTGACCGTGGCGTTGGCGACGGCGGGGCCACAGGTGCTGTCTTTTTGTGCCAGCATCATGGCCATCGGCTTCCCGACGATGTCACTGCGTCCGACCACGACGACGTGTTTCCCGCTGGTTTCGATCCCTGTGCGATGCAGCAGTTGAATGATGCCGTGCGGGGTGCAGGGAAGAAAACGCGGTCGGCCCTGCATGAGCAGGCCCACGTTGACGGGGGAGAATGCGTCGACATCTTTGATTGGATCGATCGCGTCCAGGACGGCTCGCTCGTCGATTCCTGTGCCACCGGCCGCTTTGGCCGGCAGAGGAAGTTGGACCAAGATGCCGCTGACAGCCGGGTCGGCATTCAGTTCGGCCACTTTGGCCAGCAATTCGGCTTCGGTGGTCGCGGCGGGCATTCGGTCCAGGCGGCTGGCGATCCCCGCTTTTTCACAGGCGCGTTCCTTGTTTCGCACATAAACCTGGCTGGCGGGGTCTTCTCCCACCAGCACGGCCGCCAATTGAGGAGGTGGATTCCCGCCTGAAACGAACGTTTCGACGTCAGCAGCAACTTCGCTGCGAATTTCCGCGGCAATTTTCTTGCCGTCCAGTCGCGTTGCGGGCATCCTCGGGCCTTGAGTTGGCGTAAGTCGACGCGAGAGGTCGACGTGGTGAAAAATTGGAATTGTCGGTATAAAGAGTCGAGTACGAATCTTCGGTCCACCGACCGACGCAAATCACACAGGATTTTTGACTCGATGTCTACCGACGCTTCCGAAACGAATGCTGCACCGACCACCGCGCCCGAGAAACCCATCAAGCTCAGCCCGGTCGAAAAGATCAAAGAAGAAAGTCGTTTCCTGAAGGGCTCGATCGATCAAGAGTTGGCGGACCCTGTTGATCACTTCGACAATTCGAACATCCAGCTGTTGAAGTTCCACGGGTCTTATCAACAAGACGATCGTGACAAACGTGCCGAGCTGAAGAAGGCCGGTGGCGGGAAAGCTTACACGATGATGGTCCGTTGCCGGATTCCTGGCGGTCGCATGAGTTCGTCACAGTTGGTCGCGCACTTGGACATGTGTGATGAGCTGGGTGATTCCACGTTGAAAATCACCACTCGTCAAACGCTGCAATTGCACGGCATTTTGAAGGGGGATCTCCGGGAGACAATTCGACGAATCAATGACGTCGAGCTCTCCACGCTGGCGGCTTGCGGCGATGTCAACCGAAACATCATGTGCTGTCCGGCCAAACGCGTGGGCGGGATCCACGATCAGCTCAATGTCTTCACGGATCAGCTGACCGTCGCCCTGGCACCGCAGACGCCGGCCTACCACGAGTTGTGGCTGACGGATCCCGACACCGGTGAGAAAACTTTGGCGGGCGGCGGCGAACCTGATTCGTCGAACGCTCCGGTGATTGATGAACCGTTGTACGGTCCGACCTACTTGCCGCGGAAATTCAAAATCGGCATCGCCCTGCCGGAAGACAATTGCATCGACATCTACACCCAGGACCTTGGGTACTTGGCGGTGGTTCGGGATGGCAAAATCATCGGTTACAACGTTTCGGTCGGCGGCGGCATGGGCCGCACCCCGAGTGCGAAGAAAACCTTCCCTGCACTCGGCAAACGCATGGCGTTTGTGACGCCTGAGCAAGCCGTGGAGGTGGCCAAGGCGGTTGTCATCGTGCAGCGTGACAACGGCAACCGCAGCGACCGAAAGGTGGCTCGTTTGAAGTACTTGATCGCAGATTGGGGCGTCGAGAAATTCCGCACCGAGGTCGAGAAAGTGTTCGGTGGCCCACTCGCCGATTGCACCGAAGATGATGTGCACGAGTTCGACGACCACATGGGATGGCAGGAACAGGGCGATGGCAAATTGTCCTACGGCCTGAACATTGAAAACGGTCGTCTGTACGACAACGAGCAAGTTCAAGTCAAAGCAGCGATTCGAGCCGTCTGCGCTCGTTTCAATCGCGAGATTCGTTTGACCAGCCATCAGAGCATGATCTTCTGCGACATCGATCCTGCCGAGAAGGAAGAGCTGATTGAGATCTTGAAGTCACACGGTCTTCGCACGACGGAGGAAACCAGCACGGTTCGTCGCTGGTCGATCGCCTGTGTTGCGCTGCCGACCTGCGGTTTGGCCATCACGGAATCGGAACGTCGTTTGCCGAGCATCATTGATTCCATCGAAGAGCCGTTGGCCAAGTTGGGACTCAGCAACGAACGGTTCACCATTCGGATGACCGGTTGCCCCAATGGCTGTGCGCGTCCCTACAACGCCGATTTGGCCCTGGTCGGTCGCTCGGTTGGCAAATACACGTTGTTCGCCGGCGGGGGATGGTTGGGCAATCGCTTGGCTTACATCTACAAAGACCAAGTGCCCGATTCCGAGGTCACCGCGGAGTTGACCGGGATTTTCGCGGCGTTCAAAGCCAACCGCGAAGAGGGGGAATCGCTCGGGACTTTCTGCGATCGCGTCGGTGCGGAGAAACTGGCTGAGCTGGCCGAAGCTGCCCCGCTGCCTGCCTGATCTGGGTGCCAGCGGGAACGGACAAAGAGGGCTCGCTCCAAAACTCATGGAAACGCAAAACGGCTTGGTGAATTCACCAAGCCGTTTGTTTTCGAGGGGGGGGGGATGATTCGGCGTTCGCACGCAGCGGCTTCCAGTGCAGAGGCGTCCAGTACAGAGGCGTCCAGTGCAGACCGGTCACTCCGTGTTCGCAAGCAGAACTCAGCAGATGGAGTTCTTCGTTCCGCCGGATGCGGTTCGGGCAGCGTCAGGGTCCTCGTCGCTGGGAGGATTGCCATCGGGTGATGCGCCGGGAGGATGCTGCACGTTGGGGTTGGCTTCGATCACGGTTTTCAAGACATCGATCAGTTGATCCAGGCGGAACGGTTTGAACAGGACCGCCTTGGGATGCAAGCCATTTTGCTTGGCTTTCACGATTGAGTGTCCGGGGTCGTACCCGAACCCGGTCATCAGGATCATTGGCACGTGCGTCATGACTTTTTCAAGACGCAGCATCAATTGGTAGCCGCTGTAGTCGGGCAGTTTGATGTCGCTGATGATCGCGTCGTAGCTGTCGTCGCCCGCACTTCGGCGGACCATCAAAACCGCTTCGTCACCTTCGTGGGCGGTTTCAACGACACAGCCGTAGCGTTCGAGCAACTGGTGGGCGTCTTCGCGAACTTGTTCGTCCTCGTCGACGACCAAGATCCGGCGGGCGCGGAGGATCGCGTTTTGGTCCAGCTTCTCGTCCGCAGGAACGGCTTCCAGCGGCGTCATCTTTTGACCGATTTGCTGGATCGTCCGTTTGATGTCGCGGGAATTTTGCAGGATCCGGCGGAGGCGATTCATCACTTCGGGGCTGTGCCCGATGTAGCCTTCCATCACGTGGACGGCATCGTTGAGGATCGCATCGACTGGCAGGGCGACGGCGCTGTGAATCGCATCGCAGCTTTGTTGAGCGGTGTTGGCCTTTTGAGCGACCAGAAGCTCGAGTGTGTTCAGGGCAAACGCGATGTCGCGAGCGAAGATCTCCAGGAACTGCAGATCGCTGTCGCTGAAGGCTGCCACGTCGGGGCTTTCGACGTTGATTGTCCCCAGCACCTGGTCGTGCAGGACCAGAGGGACCGTCAGGGAGCTGCGTGCGTCGGCGACACCGGGGATGAAGAGCGGGTCGTTTTGAACGTCGTGACAGACGTAACTGACACCGCTGGCGGCAACGTACCCGGTGATGCCGTTTTCTCGCGGGTGAGCGGAAAGGCGACGGTCGGAGGCTTCTTCGTCGATCCCGACGCTGAGCAGTGGGATCAGGTCGCCGGTGGTTTGCTCGAGCACTCGAATCTCGATGACTTCGAAATTCAGCAGATCGCGGAGGTAGTGCTGGATGTTGTCTTTCAGGAGATCGATTCGGTCATCGACCTCCATCATGAAGATTTCGTTGGGTCGCAGGTCAGCGAGTTCCCGGCCGGCTTGGTGAATCGCCGCCAGCTTTTGTTGCTGCAGGATCTCGTCGGTGATCTCGCCGACGGTGACGATCAAGTTGCGGGGAGATTCCGCGGAGCGAATCGGCGCGGCGTGGACCTGGAAATACTGGTTGTCCATGCTGTGGAGCGTGGAGCTGCTTTCGTCCCCGGTGGCCAAGGCGGTGTGGAAGGGGCAGAAATCCGGCCCCATGATCTCGGGGTTGTGCAGCAATTCGTAGAACGTCATCCCGAGTGGCGTGCCGGCGGGGCGTCCCGCCCATTGCAACAGGCGATGATTGGCCCAGATCACGCGCAGATCAGCGTCCAGCAGCGCGACACCTTCGGGCATGTCGCGGAGCATCAACCCGCTCTGCATCATGCCACGAATTTCGGATGTCTGGGGAAGGCTGGTTCGATCCATCCAAATCCCGGCGACATCTTCCTCCTCGAGCAATGGGAATGCGTCGACGATTGACTCGCAAAACACCCATTCGATGGATGGTGCGTGCGTACCTTCGGCGGATGTGTCCTGAGACAGCAACGCTTCTGGCAGCGAGGATCGATCCGGAGGCGAGCTTGGGGCGCCGACACAGATGACCTTTGGCATGATCCTACCTCCCCCCGTTTCAATCTTGACCGTTGGCTGGGTCGTGCGAACAGTGTTCCTGTAACGTCGTCTTTCACGCCCGGTTTGGGAACCACATCCCGGGAATTTTTGCAGAATTCCTGTGGGTTTCATTTCCCACCTGCATTCTACGCAGGAATCAATCGGCAGGTGCGAACGCGAATTCTTCGCGTGCAGGAAATCGGCGGGGTAGATGAGGGGTTGAGAGAGTTTTGCGAAATTTTCGATCGGAGTGCGCGTTTGCTGTCAGTTTCACGCTTACTCTCACTGCATCGATCCCGGAACGTTCGTGTTTCTGGGACGACTGAACAAAAACTAAGCTTTAATCGGTCCGATTGATTGACCGCATTGTTGACACTGCTTACCTGGTACCTACATTTTGGGGTAGCGGGCATTGTTGCCCAGAGTACGCAGCCGTTAAAGCTTACCCGTGTTTCTTCTGTTGCCTCACAGGCTGTGAGCGTTTTTGGAGGTTTTTGATGAGATCGAACGTATTACGGATGGTTCTTGGACTCACAGCAGCAATGTTGCTCGCAGTGAATGTCTACGCAGGATGCGGAGATTGTGGTGGATGTGCTAGCGGCGGCGGATGCGTCTCCGATGGCGGTGGTGCCACAGTCATGGGCGGCGGCTATGCCGGCGCCAGCTACGGGAACGCGGGTGCTTGTGGCCCAACCGTTTCCTATCAAACGCAGACGGTAATGCGTTCTCAGTACGTGACTGAGACTCGGATGGTTCCATCCACCACGTACCAACGTCAAACGCAAACTCGCATGCGTAGCGTGACCAAGCAAGTTGCTCGCGTTGAAAGCCGCGAACAAGAGTACACGGTCAACGTGCCGCAAACTCAAACCCGTACGGAAACCTACGACGTTCAAGTCGCTGTTCCTTACACCGAAGAAGAAACCTACTCGGTTCAAGTTCCTGTCACGACTGAAGTCGAGCAGTCTTACCAAGTGTCGGTTCCTTACACCGAAAACATGGAACAGTCGTACCAAGTTTGCGTTCCCTACACCGAGCAGCTTGAGCAAAGCTACACGGTTCAGGTCCCTTACACCGAGACCAAGACGCAAACCTACACCGTCAACGTTCCTTACACCGAGCAACAAGAGCAAACCTACACGGTTCAAGTTCCTGTTCAGCAAACGCGTGAAGAAACCTACCAAGTGTCGGTTCCTTACACCGAAGAAGTGGAGCAAAGCTACACGGTTCAAGTTCCTGTCACGAGCACGCAAACCCAGACTTACCAAGTTTGCGTTCCTTACACCGAAACATTGACCCAGACCTACACGGTTCAGGTTCCTTACACCGAAACCCAGACGCAGACCTACACGGTCAACGTTCCTTACACGGAAACCGTTGAACAGCCTTACACGGTCAGCGTTCCAGTGACGGAGCAAGTTGCTCAGACCTACACGGTTAACGTTCCTTACACCGAAAACGTTGAGCAAACCTACACGGTTCGCGTTCCTGTTCAAGAAACCAAGACTGCTTTCCGTACCGTTACCAAATGCGTCCCCGTGACCAGCATGCGTACCGTGACGAAAGACTTGGGCAGCTACCAATGCCAAGCCGTCGTTTCCGGCGGTGCAGCCGCTTACGGTAGCGGTGCTGGCGTCTACGCAGCTGGTTCAGGTTGTGGTTCGTCGGCTTGTGGTGGCGGATGTGCAAGCAGCTGCGGCTCTTGCTCAGCTTGCACCAGCAGCTGCGGTGGCGGATGCGGTTCGTCGGCTTGTGCTGGCGGATGTGGCGTTGTCGGTGGCGGTGCTGCTTCAGCTGGATCGGCATGCGGACCAACCGTTTCGTATCGTCGCGTTTACGTTCCAAACTTGGTGACGGAAGAAGTTCCAACCACCTCGTACCAACGTCAAACACAACAGGTTCCTTACACCTACACGACGACTTCGTACACCACGCAAACTCAATCGCGTACGGTGCCTGTCACCAAGCTCCGTACCGAAACTCGTGAGCGTATGGTCAACGTGACCAAGTACCAAACTGAAACTCGCACTCGTACCGTTCAGGTTCAAAAGTGCCGTCAAGAACAACGTACTCGTGACTACACCGTCACCAAGTACCGCACCGAAACGAAAACTCGCGAAGTGCCTGTTCAAAAGACTCGCTTGGAAACTCGCACCCGCGAAATCCCTGTGACGACCATGAAGACCGAAACTCGTACTCGTACGGTTCCTGTCACCAAGACTCGTGTTGAATCCCGTACACGTACGGTTCCTTACACCACGATGACGACCGAAGAACGCAGCCGTACGATCACGGTTCAAAAGTGCCGTCAAGAAGAGCGTACTCGCGACTACACCGTCACGAACTATCGCACTGAAACTCGCACCAAGTCGATTCCAGTGACGAAGACTCGTTTGGAAACTCGCACTCGTTCGATTCCTGTGACCAAGACTCGCATGGAAACTCGCACCCGCATGGTTCCTCAAACGACCATGACCAGCGAAGAACGTACCCGTACGGTCAACAAGACCCGCATGGAAACTCAACAACGCACCCGCGAAGTTGCTTACACCGTGAACACTCCTGAAACTCGTACTCGTACTTACAACGTGACTGTCTATGACACTGTCACCGAAGAAGTGCCAGAAACCTACAGCGTTTGCGTTCCTGTGCAAACAATGAAGGAAGTTCAAGTTCAGGTTTGTCAACAAGTCCCAACGACTGTTCAAGTTCCTGTCTACAGCTCGTCGGCTGCTTACGGTGCTGGCGTTTCCGCCGGTGCTGGTTGCACGTCTTGCGGATCAGCTGCTGCTGCACCTGTTAGCTACGAAGCAGCTCCTGCTGCTCCCGTCATGCAAACCGGTGCTGGTTGCACCAACTGTGGTCAGTGATCGCTAGTCCATCGTTCACTGGAGGGTGACTCACCATTCAGTGGATTTTGAAAACACAAACGGCTCGCATTCAGTTTTGGATGCGAGCCGTTTTCGTTGCCGCGCTACGTCGTGGGCGTGGCTGCTGGTGATGTCCCAGGGCAGATCGTTTCGGCGGAGTTCCACCTGCCGCACCTCTCCCGAAACGAAGTTTTGGGGGGAGGTCGAACGACGCCGTTCAGGCGTACGAGAGGGAGGGGGCCCAGCATGGGAAGCGGCGCGCACTGCCCTCCCCCGGAAATCTCGCTGA includes these proteins:
- a CDS encoding response regulator yields the protein MPKVICVGAPSSPPDRSSLPEALLSQDTSAEGTHAPSIEWVFCESIVDAFPLLEEEDVAGIWMDRTSLPQTSEIRGMMQSGLMLRDMPEGVALLDADLRVIWANHRLLQWAGRPAGTPLGMTFYELLHNPEIMGPDFCPFHTALATGDESSSTLHSMDNQYFQVHAAPIRSAESPRNLIVTVGEITDEILQQQKLAAIHQAGRELADLRPNEIFMMEVDDRIDLLKDNIQHYLRDLLNFEVIEIRVLEQTTGDLIPLLSVGIDEEASDRRLSAHPRENGITGYVAASGVSYVCHDVQNDPLFIPGVADARSSLTVPLVLHDQVLGTINVESPDVAAFSDSDLQFLEIFARDIAFALNTLELLVAQKANTAQQSCDAIHSAVALPVDAILNDAVHVMEGYIGHSPEVMNRLRRILQNSRDIKRTIQQIGQKMTPLEAVPADEKLDQNAILRARRILVVDEDEQVREDAHQLLERYGCVVETAHEGDEAVLMVRRSAGDDSYDAIISDIKLPDYSGYQLMLRLEKVMTHVPMILMTGFGYDPGHSIVKAKQNGLHPKAVLFKPFRLDQLIDVLKTVIEANPNVQHPPGASPDGNPPSDEDPDAARTASGGTKNSIC
- the folD gene encoding bifunctional methylenetetrahydrofolate dehydrogenase/methenyltetrahydrofolate cyclohydrolase FolD, yielding MPATRLDGKKIAAEIRSEVAADVETFVSGGNPPPQLAAVLVGEDPASQVYVRNKERACEKAGIASRLDRMPAATTEAELLAKVAELNADPAVSGILVQLPLPAKAAGGTGIDERAVLDAIDPIKDVDAFSPVNVGLLMQGRPRFLPCTPHGIIQLLHRTGIETSGKHVVVVGRSDIVGKPMAMMLAQKDSTCGPAVANATVTLAHSRTKNLTEICRQADILIAAVGRPEMIRGDMIQPGAVVIDVGINRVGDKLVGDVAFAEAESVASAITPVPGGVGPLTIAMLLHNTLMAAKLQAAK
- a CDS encoding NADPH-dependent assimilatory sulfite reductase hemoprotein subunit — encoded protein: MSTDASETNAAPTTAPEKPIKLSPVEKIKEESRFLKGSIDQELADPVDHFDNSNIQLLKFHGSYQQDDRDKRAELKKAGGGKAYTMMVRCRIPGGRMSSSQLVAHLDMCDELGDSTLKITTRQTLQLHGILKGDLRETIRRINDVELSTLAACGDVNRNIMCCPAKRVGGIHDQLNVFTDQLTVALAPQTPAYHELWLTDPDTGEKTLAGGGEPDSSNAPVIDEPLYGPTYLPRKFKIGIALPEDNCIDIYTQDLGYLAVVRDGKIIGYNVSVGGGMGRTPSAKKTFPALGKRMAFVTPEQAVEVAKAVVIVQRDNGNRSDRKVARLKYLIADWGVEKFRTEVEKVFGGPLADCTEDDVHEFDDHMGWQEQGDGKLSYGLNIENGRLYDNEQVQVKAAIRAVCARFNREIRLTSHQSMIFCDIDPAEKEELIEILKSHGLRTTEETSTVRRWSIACVALPTCGLAITESERRLPSIIDSIEEPLAKLGLSNERFTIRMTGCPNGCARPYNADLALVGRSVGKYTLFAGGGWLGNRLAYIYKDQVPDSEVTAELTGIFAAFKANREEGESLGTFCDRVGAEKLAELAEAAPLPA